The Coffea arabica cultivar ET-39 chromosome 9e, Coffea Arabica ET-39 HiFi, whole genome shotgun sequence genome has a window encoding:
- the LOC113709374 gene encoding cytochrome b561 domain-containing protein At4g18260, with translation MHRHAMIFYCCICASFALHLLPCVKCSSIELKPASDNSIKHHQDSQKTFYIAVHGILLWVSMGFLMPVGILVIRMASAQEFHRTTLKVFFYLHAIAQVLSVLLATAGAVISIRSFENSFNNCHQRLGLGLYGAIYVQILTGFRRPRRGRKSRSVWYLFHWIMGTAISFVGVFNTYTGLKAYHSKTSKSTSLWTALFTAQVLVMAFFYLFQDKWDYMKKQGVILGNEPITTSSVQIITQGGNDKDSSTTEPCRKSNSLGTYFSRSNALNKLFQLT, from the exons ATGCACAGGCATGCTATGATCTTTTATTGCTGCATTTGTGCAAGTTTTGCTCTTCATCTTCTACCTTGTGTTAAATGCTCATCCATCGAACTCAAGCCGGCCAGCGATAATAGCATCAAACATCAT CAGGATTCTCAGAAGACATTTTATATTGCAGTTCATGGAATTCTTTTATGGGTTTCAATGGGTTTTCTAATGCCTGTTGGAATACTTGTTATCAGAATGGCCAGTGCACAAGAATTTCACAGAACTACACTTAAAGTCTTCTTCTATCTTCATGCAATTGCCCAG GTGCTTTCGGTACTACTTGCTACTGCTGGAGCAGTTATTTCAATCAGAAGCTTTGAGAATTCATTCAACAACTGCCACCAAAGACTAGGATTAGGACTTTATGGTGCTATTTATGTGCAAATCTTAACTGGATTTCGCAGACCAAGGAG GGGAAGGAAATCTAGAAGCGTTTGGTATCTTTTCCATTGGATAATGGGAACAGCAATATCTTTCGTTGGGGTTTTTAATACCTACACTGGCTTAAAAGCGTATCATTCGAAAACATCAAAGAGTACAAGCCTTTGGACTGCACTTTTCACGGCTCAGGTCCTTGTCATGGCATTCTTTTACCTCTTTCAAGACAAATGGGATTATATGAAAAAGCAAGGTGTTATACTTggcaatgaacctattacaaCCTCCTCGGTTCAAATAATTACTCAGGGGGGAAATGACAAGGACAGCTCAACAACAGAGCCATGTAGGAAAAGCAATTCGCTTGGGACTTATTTTTCAAGAAGCAATGCTCTAAATAAGCTGTTTCAGCTAACATAA
- the LOC113710039 gene encoding probably inactive leucine-rich repeat receptor-like protein kinase At5g48380, translated as MIDEIVKPFNLLNKDGYPLFVNASVVHFAIVTSSLISLLSLPGGFHSISAVENDVYCLKSIEDSLQHPYNYLSLTWNFDNATEEGFICDFTGIGCWHANENKVLNIRLSEMGLKGQFPRGLENCTSLVDLDLSNNQLSGPIPFDIGQVLKFITTLDLSNNQFSGLIPPSIASCKYISVLKLDDNSLRGPIPQELGMLNRITISTVANNMLTGPVPNFIKATPPEVRYENNLGLCGAALEVCKDDLDSGLSNRVLFLSGFMTGWAITMSLVLFICLSGMPVLSLKKLITKMKEKINALADVQSLGPKALEIDYNNKIARLEKYVTRISFAELSSATANFSQDSIIGIGKMGTMYKARLPNGWFLAIKGLFNSEQLHQKIASETITLGKLRHRRLVPLIGFCPEKEDLFLVYKYMSNGNLYNWLHGRKDEVDIMAHWALRVKVAAGIAEGLAWLHHKCSLRVVHGTISSKDILLDKNFDPKISNFWEAKFIKLEDQSSNWSFFQSSDSLDLDSFKKDVYCFGIMVLELITRKQPQQVKSFIENLCGTSVSHKFSTLAEVDQTLIGHGFDDEIIQFLQVAENCVLPNPDHRPSMLQVHETLAAFAEIYNYTADCEMSY; from the exons ATGATTGATGAAATCGTCAAACCATTCAACCTTTTGAACAAGGATGGTTACCCCTTATTTGTGAATGCAAGTGTAGTACATTTTGCGATTGTTACAAGCTCTCTGATCAGTTTGTTATCATTGCCAGGAGGTTTTCATTCTATCAGTGCTGTTGAGAATGATGTCTACTGCCTGAAATCAATTGAGGATAGCCTACAACATCCTTATAATTACTTGTCATTGACTTGGAACTTCGACAATGCTACTGAAGAAGGATTCATCTGTGACTTTACTGGCATTGGTTGCTGGCATGCCAATGAGAACAAGGTGTTAAATATTAGGCTGAGCGAAATGGGACTGAAGGGCCAGTTTCCTCGAGGACTGGAAAACTGCACTAGTTTGGTGGATCTGGACCTTTCTAACAACCAGCTCTCGGGCCCCATCCCATTTGATATTGGCCAAGTTCTCAAGTTCATCACAACTCTTGATCTTTCAAATAATCAGTTCTCTGGCTTAATCCCACCATCGATTGCAAGCTGCAAATACATTTCTGTCTTGAAACTAGATGACAACAGTCTACGGGGTCCAATTCCACAAGAACTAGGCATGTTGAATCGCATCACGATTTCCACAGTGGCCAATAACATGTTAACAGGGCCGGTGCCGAATTTCATCAAAGCAACTCCTCCTGAAGTGAGGTATGAAAATAATCTGGGACTTTGTGGGGCAGCCTTGGAAGTCTGCAAGGACGATTTAGATTCCGGTTTGAGCAATCGAGTTCTATTCTTAAGTGGATTCATGACTGGTTGGGCCATCACAATGAGTCTGGTTCTCTTTATATGTTTATCTGGTATGCCAGTGCTGAGTTTGAAGAAGCTGATTACTAAGATGAAAGAGAAGATAAACGCCCTTGCTGATGTACAGAGCCTAGGGCCAAAAGCATTGGAAATAGATTACAATAACAAG ATTGCGCGGCTGGAAAAAtacgttacaagaatttcttttgcagAATTGAGCAGTGCAACAGCCAATTTCAGTCAAGATAGCATCATTGGAATTGGAAAGATGGGAACTATGTACAAGGCAAGACTCCCAAACGGATGGTTTCTTGCCATCAAGGGTCTCTTCAACTCAGAGCAGTTGCATCAAAAAATTGCATCTGAGACCATAACTCTAGGCAAATTAAGGCACCGGAGGCTGGTGCCTCTAATAGGATTCTGCCCTGAAAAGGAGGACTTGTTTCTAGTATACAAGTACATGTCAAATGGCAATCTTTACAACTGGTTACATGGAAGAAAAGATGAGGTGGATATTATGGCACATTGGGCTTTGAGGGTTAAGGTTGCTGCTGGCATAGCCGAAGGGTTAGCATGGCTTCATCACAAATGTAGTTTAAGGGTGGTCCATGGGACCATAAGCTCAAAAGATATCCTGCTTGATAAGAATTTTGATCCCAAAATATCAAATTTCTGGGAAGCAAAATTCATTAAGTTAGAAGATCAAAGTTCAAATTGGAGTTTTTTCCAGTCAAGTGATTCTCTGGATTTGGATTCTTTCAAAAAAGATGTCTACTGTTTTGGGATTATGGTTCTAGAGCTTATAACACGGAAGCAACCTCAGCAAGTCAAAAGCTTCATTGAAAATCTCTGTGGTACCTCTGTTTCTCATAAATTTTCTACTCTGGCTGAGGTTGATCAAACTCTGATTGGTCATGGATTTGATGATGAAATCATCCAATTCCTTCAAGTAGCTGAGAACTGTGTGTTGCCTAATCCAGATCACAGACCATCGATGCTTCAAGTACATGAAACCCTGGCAGCATTTGCAGAAATCTATAACTACACAGCTGATTGTGAGATGTCCTATTGA
- the LOC113710038 gene encoding protein FAR1-RELATED SEQUENCE 5-like translates to MVIVLFRGTMKYRVHDIVLEHNHELHIVQCAHMMPSQRKVSEAQGFQAEISEDAGLSLKQSHELTRKEAGGMGNVGYTREDLKRYLRTRRERSLKYGEAGSMLNYFQEQTLENPSFFHAVQLDCEEQITNIFWADAGMLIDYKFFGDVVTFDTTYKTNKEYRPLGVFVGFNQHRQIVIFGAALMYDETIDSFKWVFGTFLEAMCGKRPSTILTDQDHAMAAALSVVMPETFHGLCTFHIRRNFMKHLGNHYKENSDLPYMFGACMYEFEEVEQFNRVWEAMVKKHNLENNEWLSGLYRIRDKWARCMMKERWTAGMRSTQLSESLNAAIKNHLKLDHDLVQFFRHFNRVVDEKRHNELIAEYEMRQKLPMVGLRQTPMLVHASETYSPTVFVAFQNEYGESTAMVILRQQDAAMIVEFAVMRYDGGPERIVVFNRNDLSVRCSCKKYENEGILCGHALKVFDTVGIKIIPPEYIKRRWTKRARAGDCFDRRRREVVADPKIMISTRYRELAPAMIKVATRAAMSEDTSKVAITVISDLAKRVELLLSESEEATFAKSKKSEYGGTG, encoded by the coding sequence ATGGTTATCGTGTTGTTTAGAGGAACAATGAAGTACCGTGTGCATGACATTGTCTTAGAGCATAACCATGAGTTGCACATTGTTCAATGTGCGCACATGATGCCATCACAAAGAAAAGTGAGTGAGGCTCAAGGATTCCAAGCTGAAATAAGCGAGGACGCTGGGCTTTCATTGAAACAGAGTCATGAGCTTACGAGAAAGGAGGCAGGTGGGATGGGAAATGTGGGATATACTCGGGAAGACCTGAAACGATATCTTCGTACTCGACGGGAAAGGAGTTTGAAATATGGAGAAGCAGGTAGCATGCTGAATTATTTTCAAGAGCAAACACTCGAGAATCCATCATTTTTTCATGCCGTACAGCTGGACTGTGAAGAGCAGATAACGAATATCTTTTGGGCTGATGCAGGAATGTTAATTGACTACAAATTTTTTGGAGACGTAGTCACATTCGAcacaacctacaaaacaaataaagaatacCGGCCACTTGGAGTGTTTGTGGGTTTTAACCAACATAGGCAAATTGTGATATTCGGTGCTGCCCTTATGTATGATGAGACTATAGATTCTTTCAAATGGGTGTTTGGTACATTTCTAGAAGCAATGTGCGGAAAGCGTCCAAGTACCATACTAACCGACCAAGATCATGCCATGGCAGCCGCTCTTTCAGTTGTTATGCCTGAAACATTTCACGGTCTATGTACGTTTCACATAAGGCGTAATTTTATGAAACATCTTGGCAATCACTACAAGGAAAATAGTGATCTTCCATACATGTTTGGTGCATGCATGTATGAGTTTGAAGAAGTGGAACAATTCAATAGGGTGTGGGAGGCGATGGTGAAGAAACACAatcttgaaaataatgaatggCTCTCCGGGTTGTACAGAATTCGTGATAAATGGGCAAGGTGCATGATGAAAGAAAGATGGACCGCGGGAATGCGAAGCACCCAACTTAGCGAAAGCCTAAATGCAGCAATTAAAAACCATTTGAAACTGGATCATGACCTTGTGCAGTTCTTTAGACATTTCAATCGGGTGGTTGATGAAAAGAGACATAATGAACTGATCGCAGAATATGAAATGAGGCAAAAGCTCCCCATGGTCGGGTTAAGGCAAACACCTATGCTCGTGCATGCATCAGAGACGTATTCACCAACCGTATTTGTTGCATTCCAAAATGAATATGGCGAGTCAACAGCTATGGTTATATTGAGACAGCAAGATGCAGCGATGATTGTGGAGTTTGCGGTCATGAGGTATGATGGAGGACCTGAAAGAATAGTGGTATTCAATCGGAATGATCTAAGTGTACGTTGTAGTTGCAAAAAATACGAGAATGAAGGCATTTTATGTGGGCACGCGTTGAAGGTGTTTGATACTGTGGGCATAAAAATAATTCCTCCTGAATACATTAAGAGGCGATGGACAAAAAGAGCTCGGGCTGGAGACTGTTTTGATCGGCGAAGACGGGAAGTTGTGGCTGATCCTAAAATAATGATTTCAACTCGTTATCGGGAGCTCGCTCCAGCCATGATTAAGGTCGCAACTCGAGCAGCAATGTCGGAGGACACCAGCAAAGTAGCAATCACTGTCATATCCGATTTGGCAAAGAGAGTTGAGCTCCTCCTCTCAGAAAGTGAAGAAGCAACCtttgcaaaatcaaaaaaatctgaATATGGAGGAAcgggataa